The following are from one region of the Salvia hispanica cultivar TCC Black 2014 chromosome 1, UniMelb_Shisp_WGS_1.0, whole genome shotgun sequence genome:
- the LOC125187686 gene encoding uncharacterized protein LOC125187686 yields the protein MDLESGYHPVKVRKEDIPKTAFRTRYGHYEFVVMPFGLTNAPAVFMDLMNRVFHPYLDTFVLVFIDDILVYSKDEKEHAEHLRIALETLRKEKLYAQIQQQKESEWTLAKVEAVHAVEVAINAERDSEFPGLGEDATEEFEVLLDEGLNIGNDRYLVKDFDCVINYRPGKAKRGSQMLWAEVETIKQLVFHDVRGSLMRELSKATDRSSCFCGRSEGSNRRVSSRT from the exons ATGGATCTGGAGTCAGGATACCACCCGGTGAAAGTGCGGAAGGAGGATATCCCCAAAACTGCATTCCGTACCAGATATGGTCACTATGAGTTCGTTGTGATGCCGTTCGGTCTGACGAATGCCCCAGCCGTGTTTATGGACTTGATGAACCGAGTTTTCCACCCGTACCTAGATACATTCGTCttagtatttatagatgatatCTTAGTCTACTCGAAAGACGAGAAGGAGCACGCGGAACACCTACGGATCGCGCTGGAGACGTTGAGGAAGGAGAAGTTGTACGcccaaattcagcaa CAGAAGGAATCCGAGTGGACCCTTGCCAAGGTTGAGGCGGTGCACGCGGTGGAAGTCGCCATCAACGCCGAACGAGATTCGGAGTTTCCTGGACTTGGCGAGGATGCTACCGAAG AGTTTGAAGTACTTCTTGACGAAGGACTGAACATCGGCAATGATAGGTATTTGGTGAAGGACTTCGATTGTGTTATCAACTACCGCCCTGGCAAAGCGAAGCGTGGTAGCCAGATGCTTTGGGCCGAAGTAGAGACCATTAAGCAACTCGTCTTTCACGACGTGAGAGGAAGCCTGATGCGAGAGTTGAGTAAGGCAACGGATAGAAGTAGTTGTTTCTGCGGCAGAAGTGAAGGGTCGAATCGCCGCGTTAGTAGTAGAACCTGA
- the LOC125187696 gene encoding uncharacterized protein LOC125187696, producing the protein MGYYLANDIYPRWSVFVKMSSCPVGDRNVLFVAKQKGARKDMERAFGVLQSQWEIVKGPTRFWFKEVIADVMYACIILHNMIVKQEGGSVTDWGDDEGGSSSSTATPPHVRGLPMGFNEVLSRQTSMRSQ; encoded by the coding sequence ATGGGGTACTACTTGGCCAATGACATATACCCAAGGTGGTCCGTTTTTGTGAAGATGTCCAGCTGCCCAGTGGGTGACAGGAACGTGTTATTTGTGGCAAAGCAGAAGGGTGCGCGGAAGGATATGGAGCGGGCTTTTGGTGTGCTACAATCGCAGTGGGAAATAGTGAAAGGTCCGACGCGTTTCTGGTTCAAGGAAGTCATCGCCGatgtcatgtatgcgtgcatcatcttgcataacatgatagtcaaACAAGAAGGTGGAAGTGTGACTGATTGGGGCGATGATGAAGGTGGATCTAGCTCCAGCACGGCAACCCCACCTCACGTTCGAGGATTACCGATGGGCTTCAATGAGGTTCTATCTAGACAGACCTCAATGCGCAGCCAATAA